Proteins encoded in a region of the Streptomyces akebiae genome:
- a CDS encoding DEAD/DEAH box helicase, with amino-acid sequence MSLTYTAGSLVAARGREWVVLPESAPDMLVLRPLGGSEDDIAAVFPTFEEVRPAEFAAPSPADLGDQRAAGLLRTALRIGFRSGAGPFRSLASIAVEPRAYQLVPLLMALRQRTVRLLISDDVGIGKTVEAGLIAKELLAQGEATRLAVLCSPALAEQWQGELREKFGIDAELVLASTVSRLERGLELGQSLFDKHSCTIISTDFIKSTRHREDFVRNCPDLVIVDEAHACVAADDTTQGGTSSAANQLRYELLRRVSAKADRHLLLLTATPHSGKESAFRNLLGLVRPELATLDLESPAGRAKLAEHFVARKRADVRDYLTKEDGLADDSLAERTAFPSDRWTKDEPYKLTPAYRALLDDAIAYARDRVTEAGEQGKREARIAWWSVIALLRSMVSSPAAAAQTLKTRSESATARTAQEADALGAPVAADSAENDRLEGMDVAPGAAESEEAGARLLELSQRAAQLMGPAEDAKLKALTRHLKGLIADGYHPIVFCRYIPTAEYLATQLEGKLGKKTKIAAVTGTLSPQQRLERIEQLAAESAAAGAETGDPAVRRVLIATDCLSEGVNLQHHFDAVVHYDLAWNPTRHDQREGRVDRYGQKRDQVRVITMYGEDNGIDGKVLEVLFKKHRQIKKDLGISVSVPDETASGVTDAVVEWLLLHGRQGSQESLFDLGGHQESLDRIEREWNSAAEREKTSRSKYAQRAIHPEEVAREVTAVRAALGGADEVRGFALEALRDLDALVREPRDGNGDFTAQAGGAPAGLRDALAATLGGRLIEEDREIPFRTTPAIARGEAALVRTDPAIGAIASYVLDSALDANTPGPRPARRCGVVTTNAVGIRTTLLLVRYRFHLTLPSRTGERQLVAEDARLLAYEGMPSRARWLDDDAAAALLSARAAANTHEQLARNQITRALDGLPDLSAHLTEYGTRLAAELDASHRRVRKANEEIVRGLKVVPQEPADVLGVYVYLPQQPVPTMTGAEA; translated from the coding sequence ATGAGCCTCACGTACACAGCCGGCTCCCTGGTCGCCGCCCGTGGCCGGGAATGGGTGGTGCTGCCCGAGAGCGCCCCCGACATGCTGGTGCTGCGCCCCCTGGGCGGGAGCGAGGACGACATCGCGGCCGTGTTCCCCACCTTCGAGGAGGTGCGGCCGGCCGAGTTCGCGGCGCCGAGCCCGGCCGACCTGGGCGACCAGCGGGCCGCCGGTCTGCTCCGTACGGCGCTGCGCATCGGGTTCCGCTCGGGTGCGGGCCCGTTCCGTTCACTGGCGTCAATAGCGGTGGAGCCCAGGGCGTACCAGCTGGTCCCGCTGCTGATGGCCCTGCGGCAGCGCACGGTACGGCTGCTGATCTCGGACGACGTGGGCATCGGCAAGACGGTCGAGGCGGGTCTGATCGCCAAGGAGCTGCTCGCCCAGGGCGAGGCGACCCGGCTGGCAGTGCTCTGCTCCCCCGCCCTGGCCGAGCAGTGGCAGGGCGAGCTGCGGGAGAAGTTCGGTATCGACGCCGAACTGGTCCTGGCCTCCACGGTGTCGCGCCTGGAGCGCGGCCTGGAGCTGGGCCAGTCCCTGTTCGACAAGCACTCCTGCACGATCATCTCGACGGACTTCATCAAGTCGACCCGCCACCGCGAGGACTTCGTACGCAACTGCCCCGACCTGGTGATCGTCGACGAGGCCCACGCCTGCGTGGCGGCCGACGACACCACGCAGGGCGGCACGTCGTCCGCCGCGAACCAGCTCCGGTACGAGCTGCTGCGCAGGGTCTCCGCCAAGGCCGACCGGCACCTGCTCCTGCTGACCGCGACCCCGCACTCCGGCAAGGAGTCCGCGTTCCGCAACCTGCTCGGCCTGGTGCGTCCAGAACTCGCCACGCTGGACCTGGAGTCCCCGGCGGGGCGCGCGAAGCTCGCCGAGCACTTCGTGGCCCGCAAGCGCGCCGACGTCCGCGACTATCTCACCAAGGAGGACGGCCTCGCCGACGACTCCCTGGCCGAGCGGACCGCCTTCCCGTCCGACCGCTGGACCAAGGACGAGCCGTACAAGCTGACGCCCGCCTACCGGGCGCTGCTCGACGACGCCATCGCCTATGCGCGGGACCGCGTCACGGAGGCCGGGGAGCAGGGCAAGCGTGAGGCCCGGATCGCCTGGTGGTCGGTGATCGCGCTGCTGCGCTCGATGGTGTCCTCCCCGGCGGCGGCCGCGCAGACCCTGAAGACGCGTTCGGAGTCCGCCACCGCCCGCACCGCGCAGGAGGCGGACGCGCTTGGTGCCCCGGTGGCGGCCGACTCCGCCGAGAACGACCGGCTGGAGGGCATGGACGTGGCGCCGGGCGCCGCCGAGTCGGAGGAGGCGGGTGCCCGGCTGCTCGAACTCTCCCAGCGGGCGGCGCAGTTGATGGGTCCGGCCGAGGACGCGAAGCTGAAGGCGCTCACCCGGCATCTGAAGGGCCTGATCGCCGACGGCTACCACCCGATCGTCTTCTGCCGTTACATCCCCACCGCCGAGTACCTGGCCACGCAGCTGGAGGGCAAGCTCGGCAAGAAGACGAAGATCGCCGCGGTGACGGGCACCCTCTCCCCGCAGCAGCGTCTGGAGCGCATCGAGCAGCTCGCCGCCGAGTCCGCCGCAGCGGGCGCGGAGACCGGCGACCCGGCCGTCCGCCGGGTGCTGATCGCCACGGACTGCCTCTCCGAGGGCGTCAACCTCCAGCACCACTTCGACGCCGTGGTCCACTACGACCTCGCCTGGAACCCGACCCGCCACGACCAGCGCGAAGGCCGCGTCGACCGCTACGGCCAGAAGCGCGACCAGGTCCGTGTCATCACCATGTACGGCGAGGACAACGGCATCGACGGCAAGGTCCTGGAGGTGCTGTTCAAGAAGCACCGGCAGATCAAGAAGGACCTGGGCATCTCCGTCTCCGTCCCCGACGAGACCGCCTCCGGTGTCACCGACGCCGTCGTGGAGTGGCTGCTGCTGCACGGGCGGCAGGGCAGCCAGGAGAGCCTGTTCGACCTGGGCGGCCACCAGGAGTCGTTGGACCGTATCGAGCGCGAGTGGAACTCGGCCGCCGAGCGGGAGAAGACCTCCCGCTCCAAGTACGCCCAGCGCGCCATCCACCCGGAGGAGGTGGCCCGAGAGGTCACCGCCGTACGGGCCGCGCTCGGCGGCGCCGACGAGGTGCGCGGTTTCGCCCTGGAGGCGCTGCGCGATCTGGACGCCCTCGTCCGCGAACCTCGCGACGGCAACGGCGACTTCACCGCTCAGGCCGGCGGCGCCCCGGCCGGCCTGCGCGACGCGCTGGCCGCCACCCTCGGCGGACGGCTGATCGAGGAGGACCGGGAGATCCCGTTCCGTACGACACCGGCGATCGCCCGCGGCGAGGCGGCGCTGGTCCGCACCGACCCGGCGATCGGCGCCATCGCCTCGTACGTCCTGGACTCGGCGCTCGACGCGAACACCCCGGGCCCCCGCCCGGCCCGCCGCTGCGGCGTGGTGACCACGAACGCGGTCGGCATCCGCACGACGCTCCTCCTGGTCCGCTACCGCTTCCACCTCACCCTGCCCTCCCGTACCGGCGAGCGGCAGCTGGTCGCGGAGGACGCCCGGCTGCTCGCCTACGAGGGGATGCCGTCGCGCGCCCGCTGGCTGGACGACGACGCTGCCGCCGCGCTCCTCTCGGCCCGCGCCGCCGCCAACACCCACGAGCAGCTCGCCCGCAACCAGATCACCCGCGCCCTGGACGGCCTGCCGGACCTGTCCGCGCACCTCACCGAGTACGGCACGCGCCTGGCCGCCGAGCTCGACGCCTCGCACCGCCGCGTCCGCAAGGCCAACGAGGAGATCGTCCGCGGCCTGAAGGTCGTCCCGCAGGAGCCGGCCGACGTCCTCGGCGTGTACGTCTACCTGCCGCAGCAGCCCGTTCCCACCATGACCGGAGCCGAAGCCTGA
- a CDS encoding protein kinase domain-containing protein: MGILGRGNMGEVHRAEDLQAAADSPHREVAVKTVLRSRTGVAVDTSGSGKEIDRFRREVRIMRMLSQGHPNLTLLIDGGVDRAPDGSGLPYLAMELLDGHPLADLIDEEPQLPVSWVAAIGAQLAAGLAAAHTAGVVHRDLKPANAMLTRDGTIKVLDFGMGSVVDDPDQTRLTSTGVSVGTARYMAPEQFRAERVSASADLYALGCILYELLIGRPPFSARTPYELSEQHQHEKPPRLTLVRPDLPAELVRLVDRLLEKDSELRPENAALVRETLVPLALAPDDTAALLAPHWQVMDPVARLRAMLPEPVPAAPAPVPRREPRLPEAMDVFGIHADLISEYKNFTKSATVIRDARIDNFVEEDLAAKSQWPDPWLSLNPFFADGGQVTDLVRDGMLHPKCAEIFQADKKETSQRPDGRPLTFHLHQRQAIEAAQAGDSYVLTTGTGSGKSLSYIVPIVNHVLKERQAAGPGAGGRVRAIVVYPMNALANSQLGELEKYLRHGFGKGREPVTFARYTGQESDEDRRQLRKNPPDILLTNYVMLELMLTRPDDRSSLIRMAEGLQFLVFDELHTYRGRQGADVAFLIRRVREACRASTTLQCIGTSATMSTEGSWEDQRREVARVAGRLFGTTVLPKRVIGETLVRATGEAPESVPAERLRVPAAPRSYEALTKDPLARWVESRFGLEQEEGTGRLRRCPPGTVEEAATELAEESGVPEESVREAIRTTLEAGAQAKHPVTERPLFAFRLHQFLSKGDTVYTTLEDPLTRPLTRTYQLEQPDSDGKPLFPLAFCRECGQEYLTVWRTEDGGAFRYEPRRDTSASGGRAGEGYLYLGMPGEDYEWPADPQKAVDDRRLPESWLEPDAQGMTVVKKSYRPRLPKRVVVDAHGNEAGEGLVAAFVPAPFLFCVHCQVSYEQTRGRDFAKLATLDQEGRSSATSLISASIVKSLRAVPEESLSKEARKLLTFVDNRQDASLQAGHFNDFAQVTQLRGALYQAAVRSGEEGLNHDDLAEAVTEVMGLTPREYTDGADLTPAMERRAVKAFRDVVGYRLYRDLERGWRITMPNLEQTGLLRIDYEDLDWLAATDERWQSAHAVLRDADPALREEIARTLLDFMRRALAIDVQYFRDDFDTLQRASEERLTGAWVLSESDRPVVGTAYPYGSRPGMERSALFLSARGKFGKYLRRNMPELREASVSLDDVQSVIEDLLKVLRDADLVREVDATPESSGPAYRRRAAQKRTGYRVSAAHLIWRAGNGERGAVDPLARTYSSGEGPRVNPFFRDLYRAAAAELAGLFAREHTAQVLPEDRLEREEQFRQAKLPLLYCSPTMELGVDISSLNAVMMRNVPPTPANYAQRSGRAGRSGQPALVTTYCATGNSHDQYYFRRSQDMVSGQVAPPRLDLANEDLVRSHLQGIWLAETGMKLGTAIPEVVDVAYDPDGDDRPDPLMPLPLRSEILTLSLDEDARTRAAATARTVLAPLIADFESTTWWYDEWIEDRIERAPQEFDASFDRWRDLFRAAVIDQYEQNKRVVDHTLTQGEQSRARSRRREAETQTNLLLNRSTDNKSVMSDFNPYRYLASEGFLPGYSFPRLPLAAYIPRSGNRRNADGDYLQRPRFLAIREFGPGALIYHEGARYQVTRVQLPPDASGDLATAEARRCDGCGYHYVVKPGSDTCTMCGEELRGKRTGLLHLHTVYTTPRERISSDEEERRRAGFRLETSYAFQDHGARKGRLTSHVADADGAPVLDLDYGDSATVRITNLGRVRDKEGEPDGYWLDLGDGRWLNDRAAADAIEGTGMPVVDDDGNEKRRKKRVLPFVEDRRNILVVTLEEPLPEPVALSFLYALERGIEAAFELEDSELTAELLPPDEGPRRRMLFTEAAEGGAGVLRRIQHDRDALAKAAETALDICHFDPETGDDEGGPADGERCARGCYACLLTYANQTHHRQLSRHAAQPLLVRLAASRTEREDRGESRSERFRRLAPAASPTPVEADLAELVAQGDLLGWLRAKGYRLPDEVDVLVPEAGACPDLVFRLDGANLAVFVDVPGHAADSTRDVEAGYRLEDAGWDVLRFPADTDWDAIADRNAAYFHLR, translated from the coding sequence ATGGGGATCCTGGGCCGCGGGAACATGGGCGAGGTGCACCGGGCCGAAGACCTTCAGGCGGCCGCGGACTCCCCGCACCGGGAAGTCGCCGTCAAGACCGTGCTGCGCAGCCGTACCGGAGTCGCCGTCGACACCTCCGGGTCCGGCAAGGAGATCGACCGCTTCCGCCGCGAAGTGCGGATCATGCGCATGCTCTCCCAGGGCCACCCGAACCTCACCCTGCTGATCGACGGTGGCGTGGACCGGGCGCCGGACGGCAGCGGCCTGCCCTACCTGGCCATGGAGTTGCTGGACGGCCATCCGCTCGCGGACCTCATCGACGAGGAACCTCAGCTGCCGGTCTCCTGGGTCGCCGCCATCGGGGCGCAGCTCGCCGCCGGCCTAGCCGCCGCGCACACCGCCGGGGTCGTCCACCGCGATCTGAAGCCGGCCAATGCGATGCTGACCCGCGACGGCACCATCAAGGTCCTCGACTTCGGCATGGGTTCGGTCGTCGACGATCCCGACCAGACCCGTCTGACCAGTACGGGCGTCAGCGTCGGCACGGCTCGCTACATGGCGCCCGAACAGTTCCGTGCCGAACGGGTCTCCGCGTCGGCCGACCTCTACGCGCTCGGCTGCATCCTGTACGAGCTGCTGATAGGGCGGCCGCCGTTCTCCGCCAGAACCCCCTACGAACTCTCCGAACAGCACCAGCACGAGAAGCCACCGCGGCTCACTCTGGTGCGGCCGGACCTGCCCGCCGAACTGGTCCGGCTGGTGGACCGCCTCCTGGAGAAGGACTCCGAACTGCGGCCCGAGAACGCCGCCCTGGTCCGTGAGACGCTGGTCCCGCTCGCGCTCGCGCCGGACGACACGGCCGCTCTGCTGGCTCCGCACTGGCAGGTGATGGACCCGGTGGCGCGGCTGCGTGCCATGCTCCCCGAGCCTGTCCCGGCCGCCCCCGCACCCGTGCCGCGCAGGGAACCGCGCCTGCCCGAGGCGATGGACGTCTTCGGCATCCATGCCGACCTGATCAGCGAGTACAAGAACTTCACCAAGAGCGCGACGGTGATCCGGGACGCCCGGATCGACAACTTCGTCGAGGAGGACCTGGCGGCGAAGTCGCAATGGCCCGACCCGTGGCTGTCGCTGAATCCGTTCTTCGCCGACGGTGGGCAGGTCACCGACCTCGTGCGCGACGGAATGCTGCACCCGAAGTGCGCGGAGATCTTCCAGGCCGACAAGAAGGAGACCTCGCAGCGCCCGGACGGCCGGCCGCTGACGTTCCACCTCCACCAGCGGCAGGCGATCGAGGCCGCCCAGGCGGGCGACTCCTATGTGCTGACGACCGGCACCGGTTCCGGGAAGTCCCTGTCGTACATCGTCCCGATCGTGAACCACGTACTGAAGGAGCGTCAGGCGGCGGGGCCGGGCGCCGGCGGCCGGGTGCGCGCGATCGTCGTCTACCCGATGAACGCGCTGGCCAACTCGCAGCTGGGGGAGCTGGAGAAGTACCTGCGGCACGGATTCGGCAAGGGCCGCGAGCCGGTCACCTTCGCCCGCTACACCGGGCAGGAGTCCGACGAGGACCGCCGACAGCTGCGCAAGAACCCCCCGGACATCCTGCTGACCAACTACGTGATGCTGGAGCTGATGCTGACCCGGCCGGACGACCGGTCCAGCCTGATCCGCATGGCCGAGGGGCTCCAGTTCCTCGTCTTCGACGAGCTGCACACCTACCGGGGCCGACAGGGCGCGGACGTGGCGTTCCTGATCCGCCGGGTACGTGAGGCCTGCCGCGCGTCCACGACGCTGCAGTGCATCGGTACCTCGGCGACCATGTCCACCGAAGGCTCCTGGGAGGACCAGCGGCGTGAGGTGGCCAGGGTCGCGGGCCGGTTGTTCGGTACGACGGTGCTGCCCAAGCGGGTCATCGGGGAGACCCTGGTCCGGGCGACCGGGGAGGCCCCCGAGTCCGTGCCCGCCGAGCGGCTGCGGGTGCCGGCGGCGCCCCGCTCGTACGAGGCGCTGACGAAGGATCCGCTGGCCCGCTGGGTGGAGTCCCGGTTCGGCCTGGAGCAGGAGGAAGGCACGGGGCGGTTGCGGCGCTGCCCTCCGGGCACTGTCGAGGAGGCGGCGACCGAGCTGGCCGAAGAGTCCGGGGTGCCCGAGGAGAGCGTGCGCGAGGCGATCCGCACGACCCTGGAGGCGGGCGCACAGGCCAAGCACCCGGTGACGGAGCGGCCGCTGTTCGCGTTCCGGCTGCACCAGTTCCTCTCCAAGGGCGACACGGTCTACACGACGCTGGAGGATCCGCTCACCCGGCCGCTGACCCGCACCTACCAGCTGGAGCAGCCGGACAGCGACGGCAAGCCGCTGTTCCCACTGGCGTTCTGCCGCGAGTGTGGCCAGGAGTACCTGACGGTCTGGCGCACCGAGGACGGCGGCGCGTTCCGGTACGAGCCGCGACGGGACACCTCCGCCTCCGGGGGCCGCGCGGGCGAGGGCTACCTGTACCTGGGCATGCCCGGGGAGGACTACGAGTGGCCGGCCGATCCGCAGAAGGCCGTGGACGACAGGCGGTTGCCGGAGTCGTGGCTGGAGCCGGACGCGCAGGGCATGACGGTCGTCAAGAAGTCCTACCGACCGCGTCTGCCCAAACGTGTCGTCGTGGACGCCCACGGAAACGAAGCGGGCGAAGGGCTGGTGGCGGCGTTCGTCCCGGCGCCGTTCCTGTTCTGCGTGCACTGCCAGGTCTCCTACGAGCAGACCCGCGGCCGGGACTTCGCCAAGCTGGCCACCCTGGACCAGGAGGGCCGTTCCTCGGCGACCTCGCTGATCTCCGCGTCGATCGTGAAGTCGCTGCGGGCCGTGCCGGAGGAGAGCCTCAGCAAGGAAGCGCGCAAGCTTCTCACCTTCGTCGACAACCGACAGGACGCCTCGCTCCAGGCCGGGCACTTCAACGACTTCGCTCAGGTGACCCAGTTGCGTGGCGCCCTCTACCAGGCGGCTGTGCGTTCCGGTGAGGAAGGGCTGAACCACGACGACCTCGCCGAGGCCGTGACCGAGGTGATGGGCCTGACACCCCGCGAGTACACGGACGGCGCGGACCTGACTCCTGCCATGGAGCGCCGGGCGGTGAAGGCCTTCCGGGACGTCGTCGGATACCGCCTCTACCGCGACCTGGAGCGCGGCTGGCGCATCACGATGCCGAACCTGGAGCAGACGGGACTGCTACGGATCGACTACGAGGACCTGGACTGGCTCGCCGCCACCGACGAGCGCTGGCAGTCCGCGCACGCCGTGCTGCGCGACGCCGATCCGGCGCTGCGCGAGGAGATCGCCCGTACGCTGCTCGACTTCATGCGCCGGGCTCTGGCCATCGACGTGCAGTACTTCCGCGACGACTTCGACACCCTTCAGCGGGCGAGCGAGGAGCGGCTGACCGGGGCGTGGGTGCTGAGCGAGAGCGACCGGCCGGTCGTCGGAACCGCCTACCCGTACGGCTCACGACCGGGTATGGAACGCTCCGCGCTGTTCCTGTCGGCCCGCGGCAAGTTCGGCAAGTACCTGCGGCGCAACATGCCCGAGCTGCGCGAGGCGTCCGTGAGCCTGGACGACGTCCAGTCCGTCATCGAAGACCTGCTGAAGGTGTTGCGCGACGCCGACCTGGTGCGCGAGGTGGACGCGACCCCCGAGTCCTCCGGTCCGGCCTACCGCCGCCGTGCGGCGCAGAAGCGCACCGGCTACCGGGTGTCCGCCGCCCACCTGATCTGGCGTGCGGGGAACGGTGAACGCGGCGCGGTCGACCCGCTCGCGCGCACCTACAGCAGCGGAGAGGGCCCGCGCGTCAACCCGTTCTTCCGGGACCTGTACCGGGCCGCGGCGGCCGAGCTGGCCGGTCTGTTCGCACGGGAGCACACCGCTCAGGTCCTTCCGGAGGACCGGCTGGAGCGCGAGGAGCAGTTCCGGCAGGCCAAACTGCCTCTGCTGTACTGCTCGCCGACGATGGAGCTCGGCGTCGACATCTCCTCGCTCAACGCCGTGATGATGCGCAATGTCCCGCCGACCCCGGCGAACTACGCACAGCGCTCGGGCCGGGCGGGCCGTTCCGGTCAGCCCGCGCTGGTGACGACGTACTGCGCGACCGGCAACAGCCACGACCAGTACTACTTCCGCCGCTCCCAGGACATGGTGTCGGGCCAGGTGGCCCCGCCGCGGCTGGACCTGGCCAACGAGGATCTGGTCCGCTCGCATCTCCAGGGCATCTGGCTGGCGGAGACCGGCATGAAGCTGGGCACCGCGATCCCGGAGGTCGTCGATGTCGCCTACGACCCCGACGGCGACGACCGCCCCGACCCGCTGATGCCGCTGCCGCTCCGCTCCGAGATCCTCACCCTGTCCCTGGACGAGGACGCCCGTACACGCGCGGCCGCCACCGCCCGTACCGTCCTCGCCCCGCTGATCGCGGACTTCGAGTCGACCACCTGGTGGTACGACGAGTGGATCGAGGACCGGATCGAGCGGGCTCCGCAGGAGTTCGACGCCTCCTTCGACCGGTGGCGGGATCTGTTCCGGGCGGCCGTCATCGACCAGTACGAGCAGAACAAGCGCGTCGTCGACCACACCCTCACCCAGGGCGAGCAGAGCCGGGCGCGCAGCCGCCGCCGGGAGGCCGAGACGCAGACGAACCTGCTGCTGAACCGCTCCACCGACAACAAGTCGGTGATGAGCGACTTCAATCCGTACCGCTATCTGGCGTCCGAGGGGTTCCTGCCGGGCTACAGCTTCCCGCGGCTGCCGCTGGCCGCGTACATCCCGCGCTCCGGCAACCGTCGCAACGCCGACGGCGACTATCTCCAGCGTCCGCGGTTCCTCGCGATCCGCGAGTTCGGCCCCGGCGCGCTCATCTACCACGAGGGCGCCCGCTATCAGGTCACGCGGGTTCAGCTGCCGCCGGACGCCTCGGGCGATCTGGCGACGGCGGAGGCCAGGCGCTGCGACGGCTGCGGTTACCACTACGTCGTCAAGCCCGGCTCCGACACGTGCACGATGTGCGGAGAGGAGCTGCGCGGCAAGCGCACGGGCCTGCTCCACCTGCACACGGTGTACACCACGCCGCGCGAGCGGATCTCCTCCGACGAGGAGGAGCGCCGCCGGGCCGGTTTCCGCCTGGAGACCTCGTACGCGTTCCAGGACCACGGCGCCCGCAAGGGACGCCTCACCTCGCATGTCGCCGACGCCGACGGGGCGCCCGTCCTCGACCTGGACTACGGCGACTCGGCGACCGTGCGCATCACCAACCTCGGCCGCGTCCGCGACAAGGAGGGCGAGCCGGACGGCTACTGGCTGGACCTGGGCGACGGCCGCTGGCTCAACGACCGGGCCGCGGCGGACGCCATCGAGGGCACCGGCATGCCGGTGGTCGACGATGACGGCAACGAGAAGCGCCGCAAGAAGCGGGTGCTCCCGTTCGTGGAGGACCGCCGCAACATCCTCGTGGTCACCCTGGAGGAGCCGCTGCCCGAGCCGGTGGCGCTGTCGTTCCTGTACGCGCTGGAGCGGGGCATCGAGGCGGCGTTCGAGCTGGAGGACTCCGAACTGACCGCGGAGCTGCTGCCGCCGGACGAGGGGCCACGCCGCCGCATGCTGTTCACGGAGGCCGCCGAGGGCGGCGCCGGTGTGCTGCGCCGGATCCAGCACGACAGGGACGCTCTCGCCAAGGCCGCCGAAACCGCCCTGGACATCTGCCACTTCGACCCGGAGACCGGCGACGACGAGGGCGGACCGGCGGACGGCGAGAGGTGCGCCCGCGGCTGCTACGCCTGTCTGCTGACCTACGCCAACCAGACCCACCACCGTCAGCTGAGCCGGCATGCCGCCCAGCCGCTGCTGGTGCGGCTGGCCGCCTCCCGCACCGAGCGGGAGGACCGTGGCGAGTCCCGCAGCGAGCGGTTCCGCAGGCTGGCCCCGGCGGCCTCGCCGACCCCGGTGGAGGCGGACCTCGCGGAGCTGGTCGCGCAGGGTGACCTGTTGGGCTGGCTGAGGGCGAAGGGCTATCGGCTGCCGGACGAGGTGGACGTCCTCGTCCCGGAGGCCGGGGCCTGCCCCGACCTGGTCTTCCGCCTGGACGGCGCCAACCTCGCCGTGTTCGTCGACGTCCCCGGCCACGCCGCCGACTCCACCCGTGACGTCGAGGCCGGGTACCGCCTGGAGGACGCGGGCTGGGACGTCCTGCGCTTCCCGGCGGACACTGACTGGGACGCCATCGCGGACCGCAACGCCGCCTACTTCCATCTCCGTTGA